CCCGGTGGTTGATACCAGCCTGGCCGAAAATATGCTGTACATCACCACCAACGATACAACCGCTTTTACTGACACCACAATTGTACCTGATAGCACCTATTATTACGTGGTCACAACTACTGACCGGTTTCATAACGAAAGCGGCGCCTCCAACAACGTATCCACTTTGCCACCAGCTATTGCCTGTCCCGGAGATACCATGTTGGTATTGAATTCAACCTGCTCGATAACATTGCCCGATTTCACTTCGCAGGTAACCGTTCAGGCATCATCGCCTGTTATCATCACGCAGGCGCCGGCAGCTGGTAGTATCATAAACGGTCAGAAGGATACATTGATAACTATTATTGCAACAGATGCATCGGGTAATGCCGACACCTGTTCATTCCATGTAAGAACGGTTGACCATGAAGCGCCGCTGATCACAAGCATCACCGCTACACCAGCCACCTTATGGCCACCGAATCATAGCATGCGCGATGTTACCATCGACTATACATTTACTGATAATTGCGGTCCGGTTTCTGCTTCATTAACTGTTACCAGTAATGAGCCAGCTGCTAATAATTTTGAACCCGATTATATAGTGGTAGATGCGCATCATGTTAAACTGCGTGCAGAAAAGTCGCATCTTACAAAAGACAGGATCTATACAATTGCCATCGCCGCTACCGATAGCGCAGGCAATACAAGCGCCGGTTCTACCATTGTTACTATCTCGAACCTGCCTGGTGAAGATGATGGCATCCTAACCGTGAAGGCATTCCCGAACCCTTCTCCCGGCCAGTTTATCATTATGACGCTGAGCACTTCACCCAAAGCACTCAGCATTGCTGTAACTGATAACTCGGGTACATTGATTGAAACCAGGAGTGGATTACCGGCTACCGGCTTATTTTTCCTGGGCGACAGGTATGTACCAGGCATTTATTATTTACAGGTTAAACAAGGGAACAGTAAACAAACCTTCACGCTGATTAAACTAGGGCATTAACTATTGCCAATAATAAAAGCGTCCCGCCAAACACGGGGCGCTTTTTTATTAATTACCATTCACCATTTCGCTTTCTTTCTCCGTATCAAAGATCCACATCAATACCGGCTTTTCGTTTTTATAAATGATCGTGCTGACCTCATTAAAGACAGCAGGAGACAATGTTGGACAGCCTTTACTTTGAACGACCGCATAATCAACCTCCTCTTCCGGAATAGTATTCATTGCCTGCAATACCATACCGTTTTTACAGGTACTACTGTTACCCGGCTGTACCCCAATCATCTTATAAGAAGAATCAGTGCAATCTATCTTATACATTCCAGTCGAAGTACATTTACTTCCAGCCATTATGCCTCGCTCCATTAAAACCAGCGATGACAGATTAACAACAAAAAATCTTTTCTTTCCTGACTTCATGCCCATATTAACCAGGAATCCATACTCTGTACTATAACCATGCTCTATAGCATATGCTTGCAGCTTCTCCGCTTTATCCATTAATTGCATATAATTATAATCGTCTAAGCCGGTTTCTTCCTGCAAAGAATCAACCACTGCAGGTAATAACACCGGGGTCTTTATTTTTATCCTGGGAACTGGTGTCTTTTTTTTAATTTTTACCGGGGTAGCTAATTCTTTCTGTGGGGCAATTGTTGTATGATGGTTTTCTATGGGATATCTTGTAATTCTTTTATCATTCACATTCGTCTGAATATTAAATGCAGCAGTTGATCTAACAACATGTTTACTTAACGCAAATGAAGTGAATCCTAAAAGAATGTTAGTTGCACCTAAAGCAATAAGGGTTTTCATAATAGGCAGTTTTAAGGGATTACAACATTAATCGCAAACTGCATACCATGCCAAACAAAAGCGTCAAATGCGAAAACAGCCACCAGTCTGCGCTGCCATTACAATTTGACATTTAATTTTTTAGCAGAAATAAAATTGATGACAAATTACTTTAGGATTTTTGTACGCATATAATGCAAAAGGCACTCTTCTTTCCTGTTTCAGGATAAAAGAATGCCTTTTTGGGAAGGGTTGTAATGAGTTTATGTTACTGGCCCTTATAACGCTGTAAAAAACGATAAGCTATTACTACATACAAACGCTTATCCTTCAAGCAACAATGGATTTGCTTCTTCCACTTTTTCTTTCAACTCCTTAATGGTCATATTGTACAGTACGCTGTGGCGGTTTTGTACCCGCTGTACCAGGTGTACGTGGGCGATAAAGTTTTGAACGATGGCTATCTTGTCACTGGGCGTTACCACCAGCAATTGCAGGTGTAATTGTTTACACAGCTCCATCAGGTATGTTGCCTTTTCTTCATCCTGGTTACTGAAGCTTTCATCTACGGCAATAAAGCGAAGGCTCCGGCTGTTCTTTCCTTCGCGGGTAATACCAAACTGATAGGCAATGGCGCTACACAAAATGGTATACGTTAACTGCGCCTTTTCACCGCCTGATAACTGTCCCATCTGACGATAGGTTTTCTTTATCTCATCGGTATTGCGGAATTTTTCATCGGCCCAAAACTCAAACCAGTTACGCACATCCATTACCTTGTTTCGATAGCTTTCATTTTTATCCAGCTCATCAATCAACGGTTGAACTTTCTGGGTAAAGTGTTTCGACTTTTCTTCAAAGCTGCTTTGCTGCCAGTTGGCGGCTTGTGGCAATGCATCGAGCAGGCGGCCTCTGAATTCTTTTATATCCGTTCCCGAAGGCACAGGTCTTTTTCCCAATTGAATATAGGTATCAGGCAGCCTGTTGAAGTTAATACCACCCAACGACTGGTTCAGGCGCGTTACACTGTTATTGATATCACGCTCCCATCTTTCCATTTCTTCATTCAGGCCACCGATCTTATACGTAATGGTATCGTTGATGAAGCTTTCAAAAGCGCGTTTGTATTTTGGCAGGTTCTCATGCACCAGTTTACCCAGCCAGTCGATGTACTCGTTGGCATAGGCCGCATCTTCGGGCAGGTGTTGTACATCGCCATCCCATTCGGGGGAGAATTTAGTTTTTAACTCTGTAGAAGGGTTCTTGATGCGGTTGATACATTTGTTCAGTTGCGTTTCCTCCTTGTGCAGCTCATCTCTTTGTTTTTCGTTCAGGCGCGTTTGCTTTGCCTTCAACCCGTCATATACTTCATCGATATTCTGCAGGTTAATATCCGAGATCAAAGCCGCCTGTTGCTGTTGAAACTGTAACAGTCCGTCTTTATCGCCTTCACTGATATGCTGCAGCAAGGGCTGTAATGCTTCCTGTTGTTCGTAGTATTGCTGAATGCGGTCTTTTAACCTGGTTTCGTCAATCAATAACTGACCGCGCTGACTTTCCGCTTCGTCCCTTTTCTGTTGAATATCTATCAGCTGTGCTTTTAAATTATCCAGGTCTTTGTTGGCTTTGCGCAATCCGTTTATTTGTTCCTGTAACTTATGAATACCGCGTTGAATGCCTGCCATATCCAGTTCGGCAAAACCCTTGTGTTCACGAATGCGGGTAATGGCATAGAATTGTTTTTGCAGCCTGTCGGACTTGCTTTTACATTTCTCCAGGGTTTCACTGGCTTTTACCACCAGGTCGGCAAACTGGTTCCTCCGCTTTATCAGGAAGTCTTTTTTCTTCTCGTTGTTCCAGCCCATCACATACTTACTGGGGTCATGCTTCCCGTTACGGTCATCTTTTTCGTGCCTCGATTTGTTTTTAACCAGTCCGTTCAGGGTGATCGCCTTCTCGTAACGGTCCAGCGTTTTTTCATCGGTGATACAAACGTGGTTAAACTGCCAAATGATCTGTTGTTCTACCCAACTGCTTAACGGGCTGTCTGGATGAAACTCCAACTTTTCATACACCGTATCCTTTTCGGGGTTTTGGATCATTGGGTTATCGGTCACGTGCTCGTACACCAACCGCATCCCCAGGTGATTATTATTGATGTACTTGTTTACTTTCTTGTAGTGTTTATCAGGCACCAGCAGTCGAAGCGAAAAATTACGTAATAATTTCTCCAGTGCCGGTTGCCATTCACTGCAATCAGACCGCACCTGCATCAACTCCCCAATGAATGGAAGATCGTTCTGATCCAGGTTCAGGGCATCGCACAACTGCTTGCGTACGCTAATCAGGTTACCCGGCATATTGTTCTTGCTGTGCAGCAGGTTATTCAGCTCATCTTCCACTTTCTTCTTATCTGCATCTGATTTTTCTTTCGCCCGCTTTGCTGAATATTCATCTTCTTCATTCAGGCGTTGTTTGGTTTCCAGCTCCAGCTTTTTACGATTAGCTTCCTTTGCTATACGCTGGTAGGTGGCTTCATCGGCAGGCTGTTTCTCTTCCAGGTGCAACTCTTCGCACCAGCTGGCAAACAGGGAGAGTTCCCGTGCGGCTTCCTGCTTTTTCAATTCCAGGTCCTGCGCATCTTTTTCCAGTTGTTGCATCCGTTGACCGGCCTTGTTCTGGTCTATCTGGTTTTTAACAACACGCTCTTCCTCCTGTAACTGCTCGTAAGTTAGTTTAACTATCTGTTGCTTTTGCTGAATGTCCTGTATGCTGGCATTGCTTTCTTCAATAGCCTGTTGCAACAATTCATTGCGGGTAAAGCTGTTCCAGATCCTGGCGGTTTGCAACATTTGTTCGCTCCCCTCAATTTGATTCTTCAACGTATTGTATGCGGTGAAGTGTTGCTCTATGGGTTGTAACAGTTTTATCTGTTCTTCGGCCTTTTCAATATTGCGTCGCGCATCCAGCAGCGTAGCCAGGTGTTTCTTCAGGTCCTGGAACGATTCTTCCATGTTGCGTGGCTCCAGCATATGGGTGCGAATAAACTCATCGAGGTTACCCAGTACTTTAATACCTACCGTTTGGTTAAACAGTTGCAGGGCCTGTACGCTTTGCATTCCTAACACATGCACCAGTTGCTGGGCATACTTGCTGGCCGCATCAAACCACTCAATTTGTTTGCGGCTGCCTTTATTGTATTTCTGGTCCAGCGCTTTTTTCCACTGGCCATTCAAATCAAAGGGTTTAAAGTCTTCATCAATGCGCAGGGCTTTATGGGCAATACCAAACAACCTGCGCATATCGCCACCCGAAAAGTAGCGTACCTGGAAAAGGGTAACGGCCTGTTCTGCTTCATTGGCAAAATGCGCCAGCAGAATACTATAGGCTTCGTCTTTATTTTCGCGCAGGTACAGGGTTTTTAACGAACCGGTGCTCTCGCTGTTCATAGAGCCATAGCCTCCCATTACATAGGTTTCCTCGGTACGATCGCCTTTTTTTTCACTACCACTACTCTGGTTGTAAAAACGATAACGTTTCTCAGGCACTATCAACGTAAGTAAGGCATCCACAAAAGTAGTTTTACCACTTCCGTTGGCGCCGGTAAGTAAACTGGTTTCACCCATGGGACGGATGCTGTGCACCACATCATCAAAGGTTCCCCAGTTGAATATTTCCATGTATTGTAACCGAAATCCGCTCTTTTGACTATCAGTACTAAAAACGCTTAACTGCATACTTGTTACTCCTGATTTTAACTACAACTATTGTTCTCCAAGCAGACCTGTCAGGTCAATTCTGAAAGATCACCCGTCTATAGTTCCTGACCTGACAGGTCGGTGACTACTTCCGTCTCTTCTTTTGTTTCTTTATGTCGTACCAGTTGCTGGTAAAAATGGTCCAGCTCTTCGCTGCTTACTTTTGCTTTGATAATTTTCTTTATGCGGAACTTTTGTTCATCGGCCAGTTCACTTGTTTCTGTTTTATCCAGAAAGCCATTCTCCTCGGCTTTATCAATCAGCCTGTCAATTTCCTTAAGGAATTTTACCCGGCTGGCATTTTCTTTAAAGAACAACTCGGCGTATTCTTTTATTTCCCGGCGCTTTTTTATCAGTTCACGATTGGTGGCTTCACCTACTTCAAACTCGGCCATCATTTCGCGTAACAGCACCAGCATCACACTTTCCTCATAAGTAAGCGCCCTTCTCTGGATCCATGATACAGGGTTCTCGTCCTCTTCAAATGGATAATGCTTTATGTAGGCATAGCCATCCTGTTCATCCAGTACCAGGGCCAATCCCAGTTGCAGCAGAAAGCTGGTCAGTTCCACCTTGTACTGGATCAGCTTTTCCCAGGTGTTTTTCTCTACATATTCAACAGGCCCCTTCAGTAATTTTATAAATACAGATGTATAGGGTAATATTCTTTGCTGAGCGCTCATATCGGTTATTTACTAAATAATAAATAAGGTACTTCTACAAATTTGGTAGCGGCTTCATTTAACGGAATATGCTCGCTGGTATTATGGATGATCTGTACCCTGCTTGCCTTATCCCGCAGGAAACCAAAATAGCTTACAATCTCTGCAATGCCGTTCTCCAGCGGTTGCACCTCCAGAATTTCTTTCAACGTGGCTGTTTGCTTTTTTTGTAATGCATACTCCACCTTTTGCCATAGCCTTTTTTTATCAATATAGGTAACGTTCATCATTCGGCCGAAACGTTCAGGATCGGCAATCTTTTCGCTGGCTGCTGTCGGTTGTTTTACCGCTACTACTGCTTTCTTTTGTTCAAACAACAGTCTTCGCTCCATCAGCATTTTTACCTCCACCCCTTCATCCAAACTAATGCCAGCCTTTACTTCTTCCTCATCCATCAGGTCAAAGATCAGTTCCTTGATGTTCCCTATCTGGTGACGCAGGCGTTTGTGACGGGCAATTTCCTTTTCAGAAATAATCCGGCTCAGCTTTTCCGCCATCTTATCGTTGGCGTCGTATACTGTTTTACCCTGTTCTAACAACAGTGATTTTATATTTTCCAGGAACTGCACATCCGCCTCGATGCCCCGGTCTTTTAACAGGTCGAGTAATTGTTCAGTCAGTTCTTTCCAGTCGCTTTGACCGGCGCGGGAAATAAGAAAGTCCCAGAACGAATAAAAGCTTTTACCCTGGTTGCTGTTACGCAGCGCATCATACGCCGCAAAGGCAAAGCCAACGATGGCGCCTTTGTTCTGTTCGGCTTTGGTGTGTTGTTCAACAATGGCGCGGTGGATCTGCTTGAAATTGTCTTCCACCTCCCTGAAATCGCTGATGAGCTCATAACAAAGCCGGGTAAATAATTCCAGGCGTTCCTGCACCTGTGCATTGCTGTAGTTATCGGGCGCCACACCCAGTTCTATTGCTTTTATCTCTTTATCAATTTCTGCCCGGCGGTCTTTTAACATCTGTAATCGCTTTGGCCGGTCGTCTTCAGTTTTTTCAACTATGTCCTGCAGGGAGTTGAACAATAGTTTAAACCGGCTTTCGGTGCCTACGTGATTACGCGCCTGCAATGTCAACATCCATTGAAATACTTTTTCGGTATGGGCGCTTAACTGGTATTGAATATTGCCTTCCGCATCCTGAAGATCCTGTAGAATTCTTTTTTGTACCCAGTTCAACATGTATTTGCGGCTGCGGGTTTCTTCATCTTCCCCGAAAATGATCTTGGCTTCTTCAAAATCCTCAGTCCCATCTTCCTGATGTGAAAGTGTTTCAGATAATAATTGAATTAATATGTCTTCTCCTATAACAAACCGGTTCTCTTCCTTATAAACATGGTAAAGAAAGGGTAAATACCAACGGGCGCTCCGGGAGCGGAGCATTTGTATGGCAGGATTCGCAGTCAATAAGTACAATAAATCTTCCTGTTTCATGGTCACATCTCCTGTAAAAAGTTTCCAGATTATTACAAGGGGTGTAAAATAAGAGAATTATAGAAATTCCTTAATTTATATGTCCCCGTACTGTGTATAAATTCCTTGTTTATTCACTCCCCGGTTCCCCTTAAGAATTTGTCACACCCCGGAGTGACAAATTCATACCAACTATCATTTCATTGACAATTCATTTATAACGTATTAAATATAAACTCGGTGTTGGTTTTATCAAATGTTTTTCTCTATCTTACCTGCCTCTTAAAGTGTAGCTTATCCCATGCGCCTTGTAAAACAAAGTATCCTCTATTTTAAGGAAGGTAATTCCGATAAAGTATATGAAATCGACCTGTGCGATGTAGGCAATGATAAATATGTGGTGAACTTCCGTTATGGTCGCCGGTATTCAAAATTAAAAGAGGGCAGCAAAACCCCGGTGCCCGTTTCCCTGGCCGATGCCGAAAAGATCTTCAATGAAGTGGAAGCCGAAAAGTTCTCAAAGGGTTATTCAGCCGATGGCAGCGTTACTACCACACCCCAGGCAAGCCCCTTTACATTAACTAACGAAACTACTACCATCGGCGCCAGTTTTATGTCAATGCCGGCCGGACCCGTAAAAAGTATTTTACAACGGTTGTATAATGCTACCCAGGGTAATACGAGCTCGCATCGTACCAAATGGAAGTTGTCGCGCATTATTTGGAAGGCTGGTGAATATAAAATACCCGAAGCAGCCCAATACATTGTTAAGTTATTTAATAATGGTGATGTTGTTCATCAATACAGTTGTACCTGGGCGTTGGCGCGTTGTGCCAATGAAACAAACGCAGAGGCTTTACAACAGATCTTTAAAGAACATACATCTCCCATAATAAAGAAGATAGCCGGCGCCGGTTTGTTGCGCGTGTTAAGTGGCAGCTCCAAGGAAGAACTCCTGAAGTTTCTCATCAGCTCCTTACCAGATACAGTAAAGTGGAGCTTTGAAAGCAATGACCCGGATGTGCTGGGGGCAACTATGGACGAAAAGATCAAAAATCAGGATTCGGCGGAATCGCATTACAACTGGCTGGAAACATTGTACCTGATTGCTACCGAAATGAAGTGGATGCGCCCGGTTATAAAAAAGAGCTTATTACAGGCGCCGTTAAAGCCCCTTTATTTTAAACATATCAGGGCCATCTTCAAAATGGCCGAACTGCTGGATGATTTTGAGATTACAGGCATGCTGGCATTGCGCTTCGAACGCCAGCCAGAGTTTTTTAAACATGTTATTCCCACCAATAATATCAAGGCTGGCATTTATTTACAGAACACCAAAGGCCTCGTTAATCCGAATGTTGAACTGCGTAAGGGTAACAGCCGCCTGGCTTATTCACAACGAACCCGTAAATACCTGCGTCAACGGGTAAACCGACGCCTTCAAATGTATGGCCACCTGGATAGCCTGGATTATGTAAAGCTGGCGACTGGTATTTTGATCGCTTACAACAAATCGACAGACTATAAAGATTCTTTTTATACAACCGATTATAAATGGAACGGCCGTAATTATACTACGGTAAAAACGAAGTACCCGCAAAATGCGAACGCCGTTTTTATGCACCAGATCCTGAGCGGCGACCATCCTGAGTTAAAGCTGATCAATAACCGGGTATGGCGCATAAAATCTGAAGAAGAATTACTCGCCATTAAAAAGAATCCCATTGCACCTGCACAAAGCAACAATAAAAAGGGCGAGACAGGTTTACTGAAAAAGATGGCTGGCCTTTTTGGGAAGAAGAAAGAAGCAGAACAACCGCCTTCAGCTCCTGAGACATCAGCAGCTTCAGCCGTAAATGAAAATGGAACGCCATTTCTTCACTTGTGGAACAAGCTGCCCCAGTCGTATGTACAACTGCTGATGGAAGCGCAAATGGACGAGATCCATGAATTTGCACAGGGGGCGTTACTCGTGCACCCACAATGGAATGAGATCAGGGGCAGGCTGGACAAACAGGCATGCATACAATTATTATTATCGCCATTCAATATCCCGGCCGCTTTGGGATTACAAATAACAACAGAGAAATTCTCCGGTCAGCAGGCAGATGCCGACCTGGTGATCGCGCTGCTGAACTCGCGCAATGCCGATGCCCGCAACAAGGGTAAGGAGTGGACAAGCCAGCAGTTCCTGCAACAAAGCGACTTTATCAAAGACCTGCTGTTTTTAGCAGATGCCGATACTGCCTATTGGGCAAAGGGCATGCTTACAAAAACTACCCTCACCCGCGATATTAAAATGGCCGTTATTGGCAAAGCCATTTCCGAATTGATGCACATTCCCAATGAGGCGAGCGAAAGTGAACCCATTATAAAAAGGGCTACCGCCATGTTGATAGAGCTGTTTGGTAATGAATTGCATGAGGTACCGCTGATTGTAATAGAAGACCTGTTTCAACTGGATGTACCAGCTATTATATTATTCGCCCTGCAGATCCTGCGTCATAAACAACAATTACAGGGCTCACAGGATGTTAACCAGGCAGTTTTGTTTAGCTTATTGAATCACAACTACGAACCAATACGCGAACTGGGACTGGAATTATTAAATGAAGTAGCTACAGACTTCCTGCTACAAATGGCAGACGAGATCACCCTATGCTGCGTTTCCCCTGTCCAGAATATACGCCGCGCCATGGGACCTGTTATGGCCCGTTTGGCGCAACAAGACCGTAGCTTTGGTGAAAGGGCAGCCGATCTGCTGATGCCTTTCTTATTAAGAAAAGAAACCAGCGAAGGCCTGCATGATGACATCGGCAATTTGTTGTGCAATGAACTGAGCAATTACCTGCAAAACGCCAATAAAGAACTTGCGTTAAATTTATTATACGGTAATTATGCGGCCGGACAGAATGTAGGTGCCGTGATACTTGAAAAATATACCGATCCTGCACAACTTACCATTCCACAGGTGGTTGCCCTGGGCGGTCACGAAAACCTGAATGTGCGTATCTGGTGCTGGAACTTTTATAAGCAGCAGGTAACCCGCATTAAATTTGAAAAAGACGCCGCTGTTAAATTACTCGATAGCAAATGGGCCGATACCCGGCAGTTTGCCATGCAGTTCTTCCGTGAACAGTTTACCGAAAGTGACTGGACGCCCGAAGTGCTCATTGCCCTTGCCGATTCAGTGAAACCCGATATTGAAGCATATGGCCGCGAACTGATCACCAGGTTCTTCACTACCGACAATGGCACCACTTACCTGCTGAAATTAACCCAGCACCCGAGTGAACGCATGCAGTTGTTTGCCACCAATTACCTGGAGCGTTTTGCTACCGATGATGTGGAGAAGATCCAATCGCTGGAATTTTATTTCCGCTCGGTATTAACACGCGTAAATAAAAACCGCATCGCCAAAAACAGGATCTATCATTTCCTCTTAACCGAAGGCCGTAAATCAGAAGCCGCTGCCAAAGTGATCGGCGCTATTTTATCGGATGTATCGGCCCTTGCCGCCATTGGCGACAAGGCAAAATGTATTGAGGTGTTGTTGCAACTAAGAGCATTATACGAAGTACAGACGCCTTTGGTGGTTAAAGAGATTGAGACGAGATAACAAAAAGCTGTTGCATGTTACAAGTTCCAGGTTGCAGGGGGTCGAAATCAAAAGTTCTCTGAAACCTGCAACATGAAACCTGTAACTGCCACTTAAAATAAATCAGTTCCTATTTTAAAAAGATATTCATGTTATTCAATTATCGCTTTGCGGGAAACAGTACTGTAACCAGTACCATGCATAAGACGGGATTGTCGTTTGCACCCGACACCCTGCGTGAAAGCGCCTGGTTTGTAGGCAAGCTGCATAAAAAGCTGGCCTTTCGCGAAGCTATCTCCGCCCTGCACGATGTTGTTATCAGTGACCTGCGATTTAAACCAAAAGATAAAATGGCCTATAAAGAATGGGTGGCTCAAAACGAAGCCTTGTTCCTGGCCGAATTTATGGCCGGCTACGATGCCGACGCTGCCAATAGCCGCATAGAGCAATTAAAAACCGAGCTGGCCGATGTACGCACTAAAAAAGATGCGTTGATGGCTCCCTTTTTAAAAGCCCGCCAGCATTACTTCAATTATTTATACGAGAAGAACAAGGAAGCCTGGATCGTATTGGACCCTGTAATTACCATTCACCCCGATGAACTGTTCTTTGAATGTTTCAGCCAGGACGAATCAACCTATGGTAAACTGGGCTGCAATTACAATGTGTTCAAGGAAATTGACGATTACAAATGCGGCACTACCAATGTGGATTATTCTGCTGCCCTGTATGAAGAATTTCAGAAGGTGCGTGATTATAAAGAAACAGAATTAAAAGTTGACCCCAGTGGTTTTGCCGTGCAAACCACGCAGGAGGAATTATATAAAGAAGTAAAGATCGATCTGCCCGATAGCTGGGTGCGTGGTTTTCTGCAGGTAAGCAGCGCAATGACCCTGCCTACCATTCAGTTCGACCTGCACCCGATGGATATTTACAATATCTGTTTATTACTGCGCCGCTTTAAAGAAAAGCGGGGACCGCGTTCCTTACGTTATGTGCTGGAACCAGGCCATCCGGTAAAGGTGATCCTGGAACCCTGGGGCAAAGAGATCATCTGCGCCCGCAGCATTTATCCCGGACCAACCAAACAGGAAGTAAGAACATGGGGCCGGAGAAGATTATTGATCCTGGAAAGATTGATACCCGTTGCTAAAAAATTCACTGTTCATTTATTAGGAACCGGTCTGCCTTCATTTTATATCGCCGATCTGGGTGATATGAATTTCACCCTCGGGCTCAGCGGCTGGACGGCCAACGACTGGAGCCATGCCGGCAATTTTGATCTGCTGGCGCCGCGGCTGGAAGTAGACAATGAAATCAAAGCAAAAGTATTCGCGGCGCTTCAGCAGGACTGGTTAGGAACAGCCCAGCACTTTGCACAAAAACTGAATGTAGATACGGCCCAGGTATCAGGTGCATTAAGCGCCTATACGCAGGCCGGCCGCGTTATCTATGACCTTAACACAAATGTTTACCGCCTGCGCGAACTAAGCCGTGAGCCTTTGCCGTTTGATAAACTGCGCTTTGATAACCCCAGGGAAGAAATGGCCGCCGAACTGCTGAAAGGCGAAATAAAATTCACTTCGGCACAACAGGCCGATGGCAGTATGCAATTAACCGGTACGGTAAAAGGCGGGGGAAGAAAAATGTATAATACCCAATTGCTGATCGATAGCGATGAAAAGATAAAGTCGGCCGGTTGCGATTGCAGTTTTTATAAAGAAAATAAACTATACAAAGGCCCTTGCGAACACATGCTGGCCCTTCGCCAGTCGTTCAATAAAACAAGGGTATCACAAGGATTCAGGTAGGGTTATGCGTGACTAAGATTCAAAA
The Niastella koreensis GR20-10 genome window above contains:
- a CDS encoding murein L,D-transpeptidase catalytic domain family protein produces the protein MKTLIALGATNILLGFTSFALSKHVVRSTAAFNIQTNVNDKRITRYPIENHHTTIAPQKELATPVKIKKKTPVPRIKIKTPVLLPAVVDSLQEETGLDDYNYMQLMDKAEKLQAYAIEHGYSTEYGFLVNMGMKSGKKRFFVVNLSSLVLMERGIMAGSKCTSTGMYKIDCTDSSYKMIGVQPGNSSTCKNGMVLQAMNTIPEEEVDYAVVQSKGCPTLSPAVFNEVSTIIYKNEKPVLMWIFDTEKESEMVNGN
- a CDS encoding ATP-binding protein, producing the protein MEIFNWGTFDDVVHSIRPMGETSLLTGANGSGKTTFVDALLTLIVPEKRYRFYNQSSGSEKKGDRTEETYVMGGYGSMNSESTGSLKTLYLRENKDEAYSILLAHFANEAEQAVTLFQVRYFSGGDMRRLFGIAHKALRIDEDFKPFDLNGQWKKALDQKYNKGSRKQIEWFDAASKYAQQLVHVLGMQSVQALQLFNQTVGIKVLGNLDEFIRTHMLEPRNMEESFQDLKKHLATLLDARRNIEKAEEQIKLLQPIEQHFTAYNTLKNQIEGSEQMLQTARIWNSFTRNELLQQAIEESNASIQDIQQKQQIVKLTYEQLQEEERVVKNQIDQNKAGQRMQQLEKDAQDLELKKQEAARELSLFASWCEELHLEEKQPADEATYQRIAKEANRKKLELETKQRLNEEDEYSAKRAKEKSDADKKKVEDELNNLLHSKNNMPGNLISVRKQLCDALNLDQNDLPFIGELMQVRSDCSEWQPALEKLLRNFSLRLLVPDKHYKKVNKYINNNHLGMRLVYEHVTDNPMIQNPEKDTVYEKLEFHPDSPLSSWVEQQIIWQFNHVCITDEKTLDRYEKAITLNGLVKNKSRHEKDDRNGKHDPSKYVMGWNNEKKKDFLIKRRNQFADLVVKASETLEKCKSKSDRLQKQFYAITRIREHKGFAELDMAGIQRGIHKLQEQINGLRKANKDLDNLKAQLIDIQQKRDEAESQRGQLLIDETRLKDRIQQYYEQQEALQPLLQHISEGDKDGLLQFQQQQAALISDINLQNIDEVYDGLKAKQTRLNEKQRDELHKEETQLNKCINRIKNPSTELKTKFSPEWDGDVQHLPEDAAYANEYIDWLGKLVHENLPKYKRAFESFINDTITYKIGGLNEEMERWERDINNSVTRLNQSLGGINFNRLPDTYIQLGKRPVPSGTDIKEFRGRLLDALPQAANWQQSSFEEKSKHFTQKVQPLIDELDKNESYRNKVMDVRNWFEFWADEKFRNTDEIKKTYRQMGQLSGGEKAQLTYTILCSAIAYQFGITREGKNSRSLRFIAVDESFSNQDEEKATYLMELCKQLHLQLLVVTPSDKIAIVQNFIAHVHLVQRVQNRHSVLYNMTIKELKEKVEEANPLLLEG
- a CDS encoding DUF4194 domain-containing protein — its product is MSAQQRILPYTSVFIKLLKGPVEYVEKNTWEKLIQYKVELTSFLLQLGLALVLDEQDGYAYIKHYPFEEDENPVSWIQRRALTYEESVMLVLLREMMAEFEVGEATNRELIKKRREIKEYAELFFKENASRVKFLKEIDRLIDKAEENGFLDKTETSELADEQKFRIKKIIKAKVSSEELDHFYQQLVRHKETKEETEVVTDLSGQEL
- a CDS encoding DUF3375 domain-containing protein, whose amino-acid sequence is MKQEDLLYLLTANPAIQMLRSRSARWYLPFLYHVYKEENRFVIGEDILIQLLSETLSHQEDGTEDFEEAKIIFGEDEETRSRKYMLNWVQKRILQDLQDAEGNIQYQLSAHTEKVFQWMLTLQARNHVGTESRFKLLFNSLQDIVEKTEDDRPKRLQMLKDRRAEIDKEIKAIELGVAPDNYSNAQVQERLELFTRLCYELISDFREVEDNFKQIHRAIVEQHTKAEQNKGAIVGFAFAAYDALRNSNQGKSFYSFWDFLISRAGQSDWKELTEQLLDLLKDRGIEADVQFLENIKSLLLEQGKTVYDANDKMAEKLSRIISEKEIARHKRLRHQIGNIKELIFDLMDEEEVKAGISLDEGVEVKMLMERRLLFEQKKAVVAVKQPTAASEKIADPERFGRMMNVTYIDKKRLWQKVEYALQKKQTATLKEILEVQPLENGIAEIVSYFGFLRDKASRVQIIHNTSEHIPLNEAATKFVEVPYLLFSK